One part of the Bacillus solimangrovi genome encodes these proteins:
- a CDS encoding recombinase family protein has translation MPLSKVLKPGMKAVFYGRHSTDKQEMMMQRNSVENLVQKYGCKITNEYLDSGVSATKTNIAQRKALSKLLNAADNQQFDFVAIYSSDRLARNPIEHQQIRMTMRLYGIPIIESRSERLYDTEEDELIVQLLYDGLSKFEADNIKTRTRDGLISRAKHGHWTGGKAPYGYRYDKQKHRFITFPEELVIVKEIYDLYMKAEGFNSIAKQLPKESNHGKQWTKDKVKAIVTNPFYAGYISWGKRKPNAKGTFIDRESWILIKSSYIEPVIAEEQWEHCWQLYMNKRNRKITPKHFKTSFLLKGLVLCKHCQKPLQTKDQRTSGSNGKKYGSKIYKCSSCSVRVDADELHENVLTQVLNDIRLSNPEKIQQGVVNSINRDILKLEDDIKGLESALGNYEVQANQLHNELQQRMKADISERSKKLMDVITIYRVNLNNRIELTKHLIKEKMKEITELKQNQLNSQSLQLALNSALQDQDNLENSDIRRLLVQLVEKIEINKEQKVSYTLRNDLKRKEITNQMEFLF, from the coding sequence ATGCCTCTATCTAAAGTATTAAAGCCTGGAATGAAGGCTGTATTCTATGGTCGTCACTCTACAGACAAACAAGAAATGATGATGCAACGAAATTCTGTTGAAAACTTAGTTCAAAAATATGGTTGCAAAATCACTAATGAATACTTAGATTCAGGCGTTTCAGCAACAAAGACAAATATTGCTCAGCGTAAAGCATTGAGCAAATTACTAAACGCAGCAGACAATCAACAGTTCGACTTTGTAGCAATTTATAGCAGTGACCGTTTAGCAAGAAATCCAATCGAGCATCAGCAAATACGAATGACGATGCGCCTCTATGGTATCCCAATTATCGAGAGTCGTTCAGAACGCCTATATGATACAGAAGAAGATGAACTTATTGTTCAGTTGCTCTATGATGGACTATCAAAGTTTGAAGCTGACAATATCAAAACCAGAACGCGTGATGGCTTAATATCAAGAGCGAAACATGGACATTGGACTGGTGGTAAAGCTCCTTATGGATATCGTTATGATAAACAGAAGCATCGTTTTATCACTTTCCCCGAAGAGTTAGTTATTGTAAAAGAGATTTATGACCTTTATATGAAAGCTGAAGGGTTCAATTCGATTGCAAAGCAATTACCTAAAGAAAGTAATCACGGTAAGCAATGGACGAAAGATAAAGTGAAAGCCATCGTGACCAATCCCTTTTACGCTGGTTATATAAGCTGGGGCAAGCGTAAACCGAATGCTAAAGGTACATTTATTGACCGAGAATCATGGATTTTGATAAAGAGCAGTTACATTGAGCCAGTCATTGCTGAAGAACAATGGGAGCATTGTTGGCAACTATATATGAACAAACGCAATCGGAAAATTACACCTAAACATTTTAAAACCAGCTTTCTATTAAAAGGCTTGGTATTGTGTAAACATTGTCAAAAGCCTTTACAAACAAAGGATCAAAGAACAAGTGGTAGTAATGGCAAAAAGTATGGAAGTAAAATCTATAAATGTTCCTCATGCTCTGTTCGGGTTGATGCAGATGAACTTCATGAAAACGTATTAACCCAAGTACTTAATGACATTCGATTAAGTAATCCAGAAAAAATACAACAAGGTGTTGTGAATAGTATTAATCGAGACATTTTGAAACTTGAAGATGACATTAAAGGACTAGAATCTGCTTTAGGCAACTACGAAGTGCAAGCCAATCAATTACATAATGAATTACAGCAACGAATGAAAGCTGATATTAGTGAGCGCTCAAAGAAACTCATGGATGTAATAACGATTTACCGTGTTAATCTAAATAATCGGATTGAGCTAACAAAACATTTAATCAAAGAAAAGATGAAAGAGATAACCGAGTTGAAACAAAATCAACTTAATTCACAATCATTGCAGCTCGCATTGAACAGTGCTCTTCAAGACCAAGACAATCTTGAAAACAGTGACATTCGAAGACTTCTTGTTCAATTAGTAGAAAAAATTGAAATCAATAAAGAACAAAAAGTATCATATACATTGAGAAATGATTTAAAACGAAAAGAAATAACAAACCAAATGGAATTTTTATTCTGA